A stretch of DNA from Bicyclus anynana chromosome 23, ilBicAnyn1.1, whole genome shotgun sequence:
aataataaaatacaatatctaCTATAGCACATATATCAATCTCaaacattttgattttgtaagtcatataatatacaaatataatattgctgaaacaatattcaatatttactAATCACTACAGTTTGGGTGGGTTTTGTCCGTATTTCTTGTCTTATGTAcagaaaataaacttaaaatcataatataataatttgtttgttccACAATATGCCGGAACTGCAAAACATTATAACTAGTctctagaataaaaataatgaagcaCAAAAATCCACAACCatttaaaacttatttgaaatatgacacaattttcattaatattattaaaaaataaactacaattAAATCTTCATAAGAACCACATTCATTGTATACAAGTAAATACAATAATAGTTATATAGCAACAGTAATTAAACTTTTGTAGAAGTTTTGAACTTGAATGGAGTTTTAAAGGGCAAGAGAGACAttcttttagattttttaacttCTGGTGGAGCTTTAGGAGTTTGGTGGTGAAGGGAATTACCAATGGCACTGGCTGGTGCAGCACAGTGACTCTTGCTGACTTGAGGATCATCACTCCATTGGCTCCGTGTGCATATCATAGATTTTCTCAAGCTGTTGGAAGACTTGGCTTTGGAAGGAGTCTGCCTCGAGTTCTTATTTGTGATATCAGTGAACACTTTACCTGTTATTTTGGCTTGTTTAGAAGGTGAGGACTGACTGCACTGCAGAGCAGATCTCTTCTCCGAGGTTGGCTTCTCCAAGTTCAAGTATTTGAACTTGCTGATGTCTCTCACTGGCTTGTCCTCACTGTTGGTCACTTTGCTGTCACTGTGAACTTTCTCCAACTCATAAAAAGTTAATGTCACACTGTCATCACTCTCCACAAATGGGTTGTTGGAAGTAAAATGCACTTTCTTAGCAGCCACTTGAGGAAAGATGTTTCTGCGTGGCATGTTCTCAGTGGTAATTTTGGCAGCAGTTATAATCAAGCTGCCGTCCCCGTTGTCTGCTGACAGGGAGCTGTCCAGGTCCTCGTAGGCGTAGCTCTTCCTCCGTGCCCTCATGCGCACGGAGCTGGTCCGTCTGTGGCGCCGCCGCGACACCCAGGGGTGTATCTGCTCACCCGCTTGCCCGAGCACTTCAGGAAGAGTGATCCCATTGGTTTTCAAGCTGCCGTCCTCTACAGAAGAATCTTCTAGAGATACTATATCTACACTTGGACTGTTCATTATCTCTTTAGCGATCAAGTTTCTTTCCCTTCTGTTTAGAGATTCCTCCCTTTCTCTGAGAGCTATGAGGCGAGACATCCACTGATGGCTGAGAGTCTCCTCGGACACCTTCTGTGGCCCATTGTATCTCTCTAGTGCCTCGCTGTAAGGTCTTCTGCTGCGAGGCACATAGCCAGGCAGCTCCAGGGCTAAAGCTGCCACTGTGGGAGACACAGGCTGCCACGGAGAGTCACTCTCCTCTATGTAATTGTTGATTTTCTGTTTAGGGGAGATGTTGCAGTAGATGGGACTGTCCAGGGGAGCGCGAGACCTCGGTGGGGGCTCTATGGTCCTCCGCCGCTCGACAGCTTTCTCTGAATCACACTTGTTAGCTTCAGAAGTTAAAATCGTAGTTTCCCTGGAGGCGAGTACATTGGAGAAGCGACAAGACTTGGACAGGGCGCCTGTGTTGGCCAGCACTGTGGGGTGGTAGATCACGACGTCGGCCCGCAAATAGTCGCTCTTGGCATCGGTGAGGAAGTCTATCACGTCGTGGAGGTCGTCGCTGTACTGGAACTCCCGGATCTTGTCGTCAGTCGCGCCGGGCAGGTAGCAGAGGGTGCGGATCAGCTCCCCGACTTGCTGCATCGGCCCGGCCGCGTCCTCCGCCTCCGCGGAGAGCTCGAAGCAGTTGACGCGCAGTTCGCCGCTCGGCCCCACGAAGATCGCCTGCGGAGCGACGCATTTCTTCAGGGTGACGAAGTTAAACTCTTCTGCGGCCTTAAAGGCGCGCGCGAGCTCCAGCAACGCGTACCATATAAATTCCTCTGTGAAATGCTTGTCGGTGGCCTTGCATAGTGCGATTAATTCCTGTACGCTCTGCCAAGAAATGTATTCGAGAACAAAGTAAAGCGTTTTGGTCGGGCCGTGCAGTATCGTGTCGTAGTACCGCAGGAAGTTGCCAGATAACGCCTCGCTCAATGTTTTCACTTCATTGTCGACGTTTTGTATTTGTTCATCGGAGAACGCGGAGCAATCGTACGCCTTCCACGCGAAAATGCTGTTCGTGACCTTGTGCCGCACTTTGTACAGCGTGCCGCCGCAAAACACGTCGAGAACTTGATAATCCTTTAATTTTTCCGACATTACGACGTTTTAATGATTTTCTTTCGTGAACTTTACATTTTGCAAACCGAAACAAAGCGCCCAAACTTTTGAAATGAACGGCCGTTACACGTCTAGTGATGTGTATCACGTTTTTGTTGTATGTATTATTATCTATGTTTTAAGTCGATGgtcttttaatttgtaataaaataacatatattagtaaattgaataaataatttattctttttattttatttttaattaatttaaaaatacgataaaaaaataatattaaagaataGTAAATAGTTAGTAATAGTAAATCATTTACTTGATTGTGTATTAGCATTGcgtttaatgaaatatattattgttgGTATTGGTACATGACAAATtcaaagaattatattttattttgagaaacataataaaataaataggataaaaataataaatttattttaagtaggcttattttacaagcacttttaaaggTTTGTCTGTTGACTAGTGACCATTTCCTAAGGCAGGATACTATCAGTAAAatctgaattaaaaataaaataatctagtAGTTAAAAGTAGCGGTTGTTTActagtttagtaataatatcGATAACCGGTGCTACACTACTACGACTATTCGttcaaaaatagtaaatataaacCTTACACTAAACTTTATTAACACCAAAACtaaaattgttaatttgttGTTAAAATCAAGTCCGttgttaaaatgtttatacaaaggtaagaataatattatttaaataaagaaaagcgTTTAAATTAGAGTTTTGAACGATTAccagtttgaattttaaatctgGCATTTCTGAACGCATCTTATTTAAGCCGTGCACAGACGTGATAAAGGGTGATGATATTATCTGAATATTATGTCTGTGTACGAATGCAAAATATTCgtgtcataataaaaaataagtatgaatatgttttgaataatagcagtaatttaaaaacaatgttttggAAACTGATGTATAATGAATTGGACTTAATTATGATTCGGATGTTTACACGCACCTTTATAGATTTCGTTTGACATACAGTGATACCACCATAAAAA
This window harbors:
- the LOC112046623 gene encoding uncharacterized protein LOC112046623 translates to MSEKLKDYQVLDVFCGGTLYKVRHKVTNSIFAWKAYDCSAFSDEQIQNVDNEVKTLSEALSGNFLRYYDTILHGPTKTLYFVLEYISWQSVQELIALCKATDKHFTEEFIWYALLELARAFKAAEEFNFVTLKKCVAPQAIFVGPSGELRVNCFELSAEAEDAAGPMQQVGELIRTLCYLPGATDDKIREFQYSDDLHDVIDFLTDAKSDYLRADVVIYHPTVLANTGALSKSCRFSNVLASRETTILTSEANKCDSEKAVERRRTIEPPPRSRAPLDSPIYCNISPKQKINNYIEESDSPWQPVSPTVAALALELPGYVPRSRRPYSEALERYNGPQKVSEETLSHQWMSRLIALREREESLNRRERNLIAKEIMNSPSVDIVSLEDSSVEDGSLKTNGITLPEVLGQAGEQIHPWVSRRRHRRTSSVRMRARRKSYAYEDLDSSLSADNGDGSLIITAAKITTENMPRRNIFPQVAAKKVHFTSNNPFVESDDSVTLTFYELEKVHSDSKVTNSEDKPVRDISKFKYLNLEKPTSEKRSALQCSQSSPSKQAKITGKVFTDITNKNSRQTPSKAKSSNSLRKSMICTRSQWSDDPQVSKSHCAAPASAIGNSLHHQTPKAPPEVKKSKRMSLLPFKTPFKFKTSTKV